The Silene latifolia isolate original U9 population chromosome Y, ASM4854445v1, whole genome shotgun sequence sequence GCAGCAGAAATCAAAGAGTGTATTTTCTCCATTGCCTCAACAAAgtctcctggacctgatgggttttCAAGCAAGTTTTTTAAAGATTCTTGGGACATTGTTGGAGGAGATATTATAGCTGCTGTGAAAGATTTTTTCACTATTGGTAAATTGCTTAAGGAGGTAAACACCACTACCCTTACTCTCATACCTAAGATTGATAATCCCACTAGTGTCTTGGATTTTAGACCTCTTGCTTGTTTTAATACTGTCTATAAATGCATTTCTAAAGTTTTATGTAAGAGACTTAGTAAGATTCTTCCTGATATTGTTAATGAGAGTCAAGGGGGCTTCATTAAAGGGAGGAATATTGTTGAGAATGTCCTCATTTGCCAGGATTTGGTGATACTCTATAATAGGAGAGCTGCTTCTCCTCATTGCTTGATAAAGATTGACCTTAAAAAAGCTTATGATTCTGTTGAATGGGTGTTTTTGAAGCAAATGTTGTCTGCCTTGAATTTTCCTGTCAAATTTATGGATCTGATAATGAAGTGTGTCTCTTATCCTACGTACACCTTGGCTCTTAATGgatcttgttttgtttttttcCAAGGGAAAAGAGGTTTGAGACAAAGGGACCCCTTATCCCCTCTGCTATTTACTTTGTGTATGGAGTATCTTTCAAGGATTTTGGGTGTGGTGGCTCAACAAGAGGATTTTAGATTTCACCCTTTATGTGGACATTTAAAGCTTAATCATCTTctttttgctgatgatttactTCTGTTCAGCAAGGGGACAACCTAATCTATCATGGGGATCCTCAGGGGCTTTGCTACCTTCTCAGCAGCTTCTGGCCTAAATCTTAATAAATTTAAGTATAATATCTATTTTAATGGTGTACCTTCCTCTGTTGTGAATGAAATCTTGCAAGTTTATGGCTTCCAAACGGGGACTTTGACTTTTAAGTACTTAGGGGTCCCTATATCTGCTAAGAAATTGTCAAAAACTGAAGGAATGAAGCTCACTGGTCGAATTGTGGCTAGAATTAGAGGGTGGGGGGGCCAGACATCTTTCTTATGCTGGCAGACTTACATTGATTACCTCTATTTTGACCTCCCTTCACTCCTACTGGGCTACAATCTTCCTGATCCCTAATACTATTATGAACCGTATCAATGCTATTTGTAGGAATTTTTTATGGTCAGGGAAATCTGATTACCAGAAACCACCTTCTGTTAGTTGGGATATGTGCTGTCTGCCTAAACATGAGGGAGGACTTGGTATTAAAGAGGCAAAAAGTTGGAACAAGGCTCTCTTGGGGAAATATGCTTGGTGGTTAGCTAATAAGCAAGATCACCTTTGGGTGAAATGGGTTAACCATGTTTATATAAAAGGTAAGGATTGGAAGGATTATTCTCCTCCTCTTGACTGCAGTTGATCTTGGAGGAAAATCTCTCACACAATGCAAATTTTCCATCAAGCATATACTGGTAACAATTGGTTGAACTCTTCTATTCCTTATACTGTCCATGCTGGTTATGAGTGGCTCAGGACCAAAGCTTCTAAAGTTCCTTAGCGACATCTCTGTTGGAATCAGCTGAATGTGCCTAAGTGGGCTTTCATTTTCTGGGCTGTAATGCATAGGCGTTTATTGACTAAAGATAGACTAATCAGGATGGGTATCACTTCTGATTCTTTGTGTGAAATTTGTCTAGTGCAACATGAGGATCATATTCACCTGTTTGGTGGGTGTGATTACTTCAAAAATTGTTGCAGGATACTCCAACAGTCGTTGAAGATCAGCACCTTTCCCCAAGATATGGTTCACTGGTTTTCCTCAGCTAGGAAGACAAAGTTACAGCGCAGATTCATTGGGGCCTGTTTTGTTGGACTGGTATATGCCATATGGAGAGTTAGGAATGAGGCAAGAATTGATCATTATGTACGCAGACCTTCTATGGTGATCAAGGCTATTCTTGCTGAGGTGTTTGCTAGATTTAACAGGAGAAATATCACTAGATTGAAGCAGCAAGATATAGATTGGATATGAAGCATTCAATGATTCCTTGCTGTTTTTTTATCTCTGTTGTATTGATGTAGTAGCTTGAGCTTTGATGAGTTGTAGAAAAATACTTTCATTCTTTGATTTATAATATATTCTtaacctttcccaaaaaaaaaaaaaaatttaagcggaaattatgaaattttaaaaACTTCTTATTACTAGTTAAAGTTTAACATGCGGGAGTCACTAACAAAATAGAACGAGTGTAACAATAAgtaacttaggttattacaaaccaagtctagcaaataggggaaaagatatcccacgaataacaagtctaaaggtgagtctaagcataaCGATAGACAAAAATCCAACAgtcaaggtactcgctagctcacacatgtcttcatcccataaatgcaccaactaatatctgtcattcatgtaaacatgaacgtcataatcagtggggagtaactcaaggttctcccagccacattatatcaaaatgaacataacaaagaactcaaataaGGCAGGGCATGATAAATACGGGATATGATGCACTTGAACTAATAAGCATGGGATTATTCTTGTTAGAATAATAAGAGAAAGCAAGATAGAATAGCAAATGAGCATGTCATAGGCATATTTAAATAAGTAAAGGAAAGAACATAGATACGGTTAGTTCATCACAAGCACGAATTCCAATGAAATATGACACATACAACTATCCGAATTATACAAGACTAATACTTAAGTCATGTGAGATAAACAAACGAGTGATCAATCAGCGCAATACATGTAGCtgaaaaccatagccattactttggaaATCTCATAACAAACATTGCACGAGACGTGGCTATTTCACATGCgcacttatggcttgcatctcaccataagaatagatgggagcatcaatcccggcaatcatatcgcaactagaaggcttgcatctcacctctagtgtcCGATAGAACCCAGACTCTCAAATTCAACCACATAAGACGTAAACTCTCATGTAGGAAGACATATGCCAATGACCAtaatcaagcaagacatttatTTCTCTAAGACTCAATTCCTCCTGGTAGGACAACGATACTATATAcgatcctagtctaaatctggccagactctcagaAGGTCACATTATCCGATTCAACATGTGGCATAACAGtctgcatccaagactcgatcgacagatcGGAAGTCGAGTACTCCAAATTCGGCAAATCGGCACGAAAGGAGCGGAAAGATCATGAGTTAACCAACACTTGGCAGATCGGCACAAGTAAGGCATACGATAAGTCAAGCAAGAAGGCATAGCATTATGAcattttcacaagaatacgactcatctCAAGTAGTTATTTAGAATAAATCACTCATACTTGAAATATGATGGAAACAACCAATGAGCAAGTACTAGTCCATAAATGGAATATACTAAGTCATTTCATACTTGTAAAACATGGCCAAACATTTTACTTCATATTTACAAGTCACTTGAGCTTAAAATAGAACAAGCTAAAACAAAAGAATCCAATGATACAGAATACAAGGTAAAACGTAAACAAACAAATGAGAAATCAAACATGTAGTATATAGCATCCTTTCACAGTTTTCTAACATGAATAAACATTATACCTCATGTTTATATGTTACTTAAACACATTATAAACCAGCGATAACAAGTGAATAAGTAATACGAAACATAtggcaaaatgtaaacaaatgaatgaggaCTCGCATGTGAAGTATATAGCGTCATTTCATATCATTCTAACACGAGTGGgcatttatttcatatttatcAGTTAATTAAATCATCCATTTTTGAAATGCgataaataaatgaaaatgaatgaattataacTCATATATGAATATAATACTACATTTCATTATAACGTAAATAAATAATGAATTCTACATTTACGATAAATAAAcgaaaatgaatgaattataacTCGTATATGAATATACAATGACATTTTATATAATTATAACGTAAATAAATAATGAATTCCACATTAACgattcatgtgagaaatatataaataaacgTTAAATatcgaattacgttatataaaacatGAGACGAAACGTAAACAAATCAAAACACGAAACAAGAATAAACCCGAATAAATGGGCAGCCATAAACGGCTCAAGACCGCCCAACTACACCACCCAAGCCACCAATACACGTCCTGAAAGCCGCCCAGCCACACCACAAGAACCACCATAAGCGGCCAAGAAGCATGACAGCCATGCCGGTGGGGTAGCATGCCTGCCGGCCGTTACGGGTGAAACAGGCAGGGGCCACGGCTGGAAAGGGTATGTCCCGGTGGGACTCTGGTATACCGGCCGGTACTAGTCCCTCCATACCGGTGGGGAACTGAGCTGGTACCGGTGGGACGCGGGGTAGAACATAAAGGGAGGATCCCTGGACTCCGTCACAGCCTGGGATGGCTCTTATACCGGCGGGATGGCCGGAAAACAGGGGATATGTGACGGGATACGGAAGGGCCGGGGGAATAGCTGGGAGCAAAAGACGGGATGAAAATAGGGACAGAAAGGGATGGAATAATTTTGACATGGGACGAGTTTGGGACGGTCCTAATTGAGTCGGGACTTATTCTAAACTCGTTCCACCCTTATAAAACTTTTGTGGGATGGTTTTATAaatatatttttcacccattttaTAGTATAAacattttcataattaatttttccaataaaattaaatatgtaaTAA is a genomic window containing:
- the LOC141631540 gene encoding uncharacterized protein LOC141631540, with the protein product MGILRGFATFSAASGLNLNKFKYNIYFNGVPSSVVNEILQVYGFQTGTLTFKYLGVPISAKKLSKTEGMKLTGRIVARIRGNFLWSGKSDYQKPPSVSWDMCCLPKHEGGLGIKEAKSWNKALLGKYAWWLANKQDHLWLNVPKWAFIFWAVMHRRLLTKDRLIRMGITSDSLCEICLVQHEDHIHLFGGCDYFKNCCRILQQSLKISTFPQDMVHWFSSARKTKLQRRFIGACFVGLVYAIWRVRNEARIDHYVRRPSMVIKAILAEVFARFNRRNITRLKQQDIDWI